A stretch of the Janthinobacterium sp. B9-8 genome encodes the following:
- the gltB gene encoding glutamate synthase large subunit has product MDRQGWLKGTLYSPTFEQDSCGFGLIAQMDDKPSHWLVSTAISSLACLTHRGAVAADGKSGDGCGLLFRKPDGFLRAVAAENNLTVADEYAVGIVFYSAEATLTKLFAAMEEQGLSVAGVRSVPVNVDACGEYALQTLPQIGQLFVNAPAGMTSQVFERKLYQARRVAEKANTDDVAFYMPTLNPHVLSYKGLVTPDNLPEFYLDLKDPRFESSLAVYHQRFSTNTWPQWKLAQPFRYLAHNGEINTLHGNRLWAKAREAIMDSEHLDMDTVRPIVQTNGSDSMSMDNMLEGLLMGGMDVFRAFRMLVPPAWQNVDSNDRDLRAFYEYNSMHMEPWDGPAGIVWTNGRYAGCALDRNGLRPARYVITKDRHLTIASEIGVWGYKPEDVVKKGRVKPGQIVAVDLSNGEFLDTETIDNRLKTAQPYRAWVKKHAQHLELAEDNSPLEAMSREQLLAYQKQFQLTFEERDQILRVLAADGQEAIGSMGDDTPMAVLSEKVRSPYDYLRQQFAQVTNPPIDPIREAIVMSLNTCFGPERNLFKETEFNASRLEVRSPVLSSDKFDSLTTMQDPDYKPAFFDITFDPAQTTLKAAIEALRANVLASVRDEKTVVVVLSDKNIQKGRLPIPALFAVGAVHHELVNEGLRCLTNIIVETATTRDPHHFACLIGYGATAVFPYLAYQTIKELVEIGQLDLPLEKAANNFRKGINKGLLKILSKMGISTVASYRGSQLFEAVGVNEEVVDFCLNGTVSRISGANFADFQDDQGKLNKLAFNTMRPIAQGGLLKYVFGEEYHAYNPDVVMQLQKAVQNGDYKEYRKYADLVNKRPVAMLRDLMGLKLDAAKAISIDEVESVEDILKRFDSAGMSLGALSPEAHEALAEGMNRLGGRSNSGEGGEDPARYGTMKMSKIKQVASGRFGVTPHYLVNAEVLQIKVAQGAKPGEGGQLPGDKVSPLIAKLRCSKPGISLISPPPHHDIYSIEDLAQLIFDLKQVNPEALVSVKLVAEPGVGTIAAGVAKAYADLITISGYDGGTGASPLASVKYAGTPFELGLTEAQQVLRANGLRGRVRMQADGGLKTGLDVVKAAMMGAESFGFGTGPMVALGCKFLRICHLNNCATGVATQEIKLRSKYFIGLPEMVVNYFTFIAQETREWMAALGVRQLSDLIGHSEMLELAAGATERQGRLKLGVLLSQGTIPESQPRFCVEARNPSFDKGELAEEMVKDAIAGIKSQTPQKFEYAVRNIHRSIGARLSGEIAKAHGADGLPNECLHIKLHGSAGQSLGVWNAKGLTIELEGDANDYVGKGMSGGRVVVYPPKASEFESHAGVIVGNTCLYGATGGELFAAGTAGERFAVRNSGATAIVEGIGDHGCEYMTGGCVIVLGETGYNFGAGMTGGFALVYDPKERFAYRINNELVDINLINGESYGAVRAFLRGKLRDHAKLTGSTRAIDILADFDEAQDNFWLVKPKAAKLDDLLKD; this is encoded by the coding sequence ATGGATCGACAAGGCTGGTTAAAGGGCACGTTGTATAGCCCGACGTTCGAACAAGATAGCTGTGGCTTCGGCCTGATTGCTCAAATGGATGACAAGCCGTCGCATTGGCTGGTTTCTACCGCAATTAGCTCTCTTGCATGTCTAACACACCGTGGCGCTGTTGCCGCTGATGGAAAATCAGGCGATGGCTGTGGTCTGCTATTTCGAAAACCGGATGGTTTTTTGCGCGCTGTGGCCGCAGAAAATAATCTGACGGTGGCCGATGAATACGCTGTAGGGATTGTGTTTTATAGCGCAGAAGCAACATTAACAAAACTCTTCGCAGCGATGGAAGAGCAGGGCTTGTCGGTAGCGGGTGTGCGTAGCGTGCCGGTTAATGTGGATGCCTGTGGCGAGTACGCCTTACAAACACTGCCGCAAATTGGCCAATTGTTTGTGAACGCACCGGCTGGGATGACAAGCCAAGTTTTTGAAAGAAAGCTTTATCAGGCACGACGTGTGGCAGAAAAAGCCAACACTGATGATGTGGCTTTCTATATGCCAACATTAAACCCGCATGTGCTGTCTTATAAGGGCTTGGTTACGCCGGATAATTTGCCAGAATTTTATCTGGATCTGAAAGACCCACGCTTTGAGTCTTCACTGGCCGTGTATCACCAGCGCTTTTCGACCAATACCTGGCCGCAGTGGAAGCTGGCTCAGCCTTTCCGCTACCTAGCGCATAACGGCGAAATTAATACCCTGCACGGCAATCGTTTATGGGCCAAAGCCCGCGAAGCGATTATGGATAGCGAGCATCTGGATATGGACACGGTGCGTCCGATTGTTCAGACCAATGGCTCTGATTCGATGTCGATGGACAATATGCTCGAAGGCTTGCTAATGGGCGGCATGGATGTGTTCCGTGCTTTCCGCATGCTGGTGCCGCCTGCATGGCAAAACGTCGATAGCAATGATAGAGACTTACGTGCATTTTACGAATACAACTCCATGCATATGGAGCCGTGGGATGGCCCAGCCGGTATCGTTTGGACCAACGGCCGTTACGCAGGCTGTGCCTTGGATCGCAACGGCTTGCGCCCGGCGCGTTATGTGATTACCAAAGATCGTCACCTGACGATTGCTTCCGAGATTGGCGTGTGGGGCTACAAGCCCGAAGATGTAGTGAAGAAAGGTCGTGTTAAACCGGGACAGATTGTGGCTGTCGATTTAAGTAATGGTGAATTCTTAGATACCGAAACCATTGATAACCGCCTTAAAACCGCCCAGCCTTATCGCGCATGGGTGAAGAAACACGCCCAGCATTTAGAGCTGGCAGAAGATAACTCTCCGCTAGAAGCGATGAGCCGTGAGCAATTGCTGGCTTATCAGAAGCAATTTCAGCTGACTTTTGAAGAACGCGATCAAATCTTGCGCGTACTTGCTGCAGATGGCCAAGAAGCCATCGGCTCGATGGGTGACGACACGCCAATGGCGGTGTTATCTGAGAAAGTGCGCTCGCCTTATGATTATTTGCGCCAACAATTTGCGCAGGTGACCAATCCGCCGATCGATCCGATCCGCGAAGCGATCGTGATGTCGCTGAACACCTGTTTTGGGCCTGAGCGTAATCTGTTTAAAGAAACAGAATTTAACGCCAGCCGCTTAGAAGTGCGCTCGCCGGTATTGTCGTCAGATAAATTTGATTCGCTGACCACCATGCAGGACCCGGATTACAAGCCGGCTTTCTTTGATATTACGTTCGACCCAGCTCAAACCACTTTAAAAGCGGCCATCGAAGCCCTGCGCGCCAATGTGCTCGCTAGCGTTCGTGATGAAAAAACCGTGGTGGTGGTATTAAGCGATAAAAATATTCAAAAAGGCCGCTTGCCGATTCCAGCGCTGTTTGCTGTGGGTGCGGTTCACCATGAGCTGGTGAATGAAGGCTTACGTTGCCTGACGAATATTATTGTGGAAACCGCTACGACGCGCGATCCGCATCACTTTGCTTGCCTGATTGGCTATGGCGCAACCGCAGTATTCCCGTACCTCGCTTACCAAACGATTAAAGAATTGGTAGAAATCGGCCAGCTAGATTTGCCGCTCGAGAAAGCCGCCAATAATTTCCGTAAGGGGATTAATAAGGGGCTGTTGAAGATTCTCTCTAAAATGGGCATTTCAACCGTTGCTTCTTATCGCGGCTCGCAATTATTTGAAGCGGTTGGCGTGAATGAAGAAGTGGTTGATTTCTGCTTAAACGGCACGGTTTCACGGATTTCTGGCGCTAATTTTGCTGATTTCCAAGATGATCAGGGCAAGCTCAACAAGCTGGCTTTCAACACCATGCGCCCGATTGCTCAGGGCGGCTTGTTGAAATATGTGTTTGGCGAGGAATACCACGCTTACAACCCTGATGTGGTGATGCAGCTGCAAAAAGCCGTGCAAAACGGCGATTACAAGGAATACCGCAAGTACGCCGATCTGGTGAACAAGCGTCCTGTAGCTATGTTGCGCGATTTGATGGGCTTGAAGCTCGATGCTGCTAAGGCAATTTCGATTGATGAAGTCGAATCCGTTGAAGATATTCTGAAGCGTTTTGATTCCGCAGGCATGAGCCTGGGCGCACTCAGCCCAGAAGCGCACGAAGCCTTGGCTGAAGGGATGAACCGCTTAGGCGGAAGATCGAACTCGGGTGAGGGCGGTGAAGATCCGGCGCGTTATGGCACGATGAAAATGTCCAAGATCAAGCAAGTGGCCTCTGGCCGCTTCGGGGTGACGCCGCATTATCTGGTCAATGCCGAAGTCTTGCAGATCAAGGTGGCGCAAGGCGCTAAGCCAGGTGAAGGCGGCCAATTACCAGGGGATAAAGTCAGCCCGCTGATTGCTAAGCTGCGTTGCTCCAAGCCTGGGATTTCTTTGATTTCCCCGCCACCGCATCACGATATTTACTCGATTGAAGATTTGGCCCAGCTGATTTTTGACTTGAAACAGGTCAATCCGGAAGCCTTGGTCTCGGTGAAACTGGTGGCTGAACCGGGTGTGGGCACGATTGCTGCCGGTGTGGCTAAGGCTTACGCCGATCTGATTACCATTTCGGGTTACGACGGTGGTACGGGTGCATCGCCTTTGGCGTCTGTGAAATACGCCGGTACGCCGTTTGAGCTGGGCCTGACCGAAGCGCAGCAAGTCTTGCGTGCTAACGGCTTGCGTGGCCGTGTGCGCATGCAGGCTGATGGCGGTTTAAAAACCGGCCTAGACGTGGTGAAAGCCGCGATGATGGGCGCAGAAAGTTTTGGTTTCGGTACCGGGCCGATGGTAGCGCTGGGTTGTAAGTTCTTAAGAATTTGCCACTTAAACAACTGCGCAACCGGTGTAGCTACGCAAGAAATCAAGCTACGCTCCAAGTACTTTATTGGCCTGCCAGAAATGGTGGTGAATTACTTTACCTTTATTGCGCAAGAAACCCGTGAATGGATGGCGGCGCTTGGGGTTCGTCAATTATCCGATCTGATCGGCCATAGCGAAATGTTGGAGCTGGCTGCGGGCGCAACCGAAAGACAAGGTCGCCTAAAACTGGGCGTATTGCTAAGCCAAGGCACGATTCCGGAATCGCAACCGCGTTTCTGCGTGGAAGCGCGCAACCCATCTTTTGATAAGGGTGAGCTGGCCGAAGAAATGGTGAAAGACGCCATTGCTGGCATTAAGAGCCAAACGCCGCAAAAATTTGAATATGCAGTGCGTAATATTCATCGCTCCATCGGTGCGCGTTTGTCGGGTGAAATCGCCAAGGCACACGGCGCGGATGGCTTGCCTAATGAATGCCTGCATATCAAATTGCATGGCTCGGCAGGGCAATCTCTGGGCGTATGGAATGCCAAGGGCTTGACGATTGAGCTGGAAGGCGACGCCAACGATTACGTCGGCAAGGGTATGAGCGGCGGGCGCGTGGTGGTTTATCCGCCCAAAGCTTCGGAATTTGAATCGCATGCGGGCGTGATTGTGGGGAACACCTGCCTTTACGGTGCAACCGGCGGCGAGCTGTTTGCTGCTGGTACGGCGGGTGAGCGCTTTGCGGTGCGTAACTCGGGCGCAACGGCCATTGTGGAAGGCATTGGCGACCACGGTTGCGAATACATGACTGGCGGTTGTGTGATTGTGCTGGGTGAAACAGGCTATAACTTTGGGGCGGGGATGACCGGTGGTTTTGCGCTGGTTTACGATCCTAAAGAGCGTTTTGCTTACCGTATTAATAATGAGCTGGTTGATATTAATCTGATTAATGGCGAGTCTTACGGTGCAGTGCGGGCCTTCTTACGCGGAAAATTGCGTGATCACGCCAAGCTAACCGGATCGACCCGCGCCATTGATATTTTGGCCGATTTTGATGAAGCGCAGGATAACTTCTGGCTGGTGAAACCTAAGGCGGCCAAGTTGGATGATCTTTTAAAGGATTGA
- a CDS encoding two-partner secretion domain-containing protein, translated as MKPQFPLHPLVLAIASALPLLMGVPAYANPENARIIHGSADIQQVGKMLIIKNTPNAIIEWKKFNIANDEATRFQQESAKSIVLNRVSGIDPSQILGQLSSNGRVFLINRNGLLVGKDARIDTAGFVASTLDIKNDDFLNGRYRFDGDGGKIAVEGMIRSQDGDVFLISPDIKNSGLIEASNGNVVLAAGKSVEIVSLSLEGLRFTLQAPSDSVINLGQIKGDAVGLFAGTLKHSGEIRAVRAEQVGGKVLLRASDIIETSVGSQITANGAVGGQITLDAGPTGTLLASGQISATGLKGGDVQLLGKHVGLLDHAIVDTSGQNAGGSILLGGDYQGGNSLVSNSTASYTSPESTLRADAITEGNGGKVIVWADDITRVNGEISARGGALSGDGGLVETSGKKHLDFNARVDTSAPAGKAGTLLLDPYGINIISACPSPGPSPCPPAPTESGGVFSNTAANAESYLLTTAISTALLNNNVTVQSEGIITVSTNYSYTSNNSLTLHAQYPSPAPTAAIDMSSYAISNSGTGDIILKADNEKINSGAISTQGNITFEAYALELNGAISTGTDKKTLIKAKSSLKLGGSIDDDSSSSMGIKTSELAKISGKNLEFRSEGSVSIQAEVDRSGKNLSIYGKTGINQTTLSPSPSYGYIKADHLTVSTLTPAPSGTINPIDLGQALNYINKISVNSEGTLKLRNDNALEIAAFSDSSASNSSSEMGDNSWIKNKGNIIQSAPISIKKRISDPPSPTFEPGELLLLVESGSINLNNSSNSIGKVTAQTTTSGAGILIKNNADLKFSTVSDHSAINQSGIITNNGNVSIENSGSIDFDGLEINAGTGNADLITTASKTISIPSSSATGKITAGNINLQADTFTLQVSDGEGSDFYARLIASGGTVNISPTSNNTATQIGGSSRSGFGLTQLELDNITANKVKLGNSSHLIGTASIHTLDVTSSSNVAIIDLYSSGTISQSGSIKVNGLAARGTSITLNNSSNVFNEGIALTASGDIDLDYTGNLGIGLSGYADGLASSNDISVRASNNLTINNLIAAKNLSLTATAGAINQSAGIIQASKLTASSATALNLGLDNKIDTLSARNTTGDIKIKNNKILSVSSLKSSGNIDLNSTGDITLNGELSTANTATLKSNNISQASSSIITVGTLSIAALGTVTLDKENMISKAAINSSNLNLKNNQAITLETINSNNGDIKITNKGDITLNDTLTANTAAITASQGNINLASSINTKASTLNAATGSINESSKGSINSNNLSITAAKGISLDQSNKIDIASLKTSQGNIVLNNTKILSLAESSADQFKLNNTEGLVLTGNLTANQIDLTANTMSDSANAKLSGNAKLTATGDIVLNNSVQNIGTLSASSTAGDLLLKNNDTILLKEIKARRVDISTEGKITVDGALSSTDATRLQSASGISINNSINSKNLNLTTDQLNMGEKGQIDTTDFFYTPSTTDTVKVSLGGNTRINSGLELSQSDFDRIKASRIIIGDAKGNKVGDISIKGFNIANSDLFINSAGALSQATGGTITAKLLNAQASSISLGEANTVDTFVPNSNGDIIFSNTKTLALGPIKTAGLLRIDTQGNLGLKDGISAKNISLKASGGEISSLANGVLNAETLLASASKGIKLDNANTIDQASLISSEGDISFNNTKSLTLGKINSSGNIQIRAAGDLNINEDISSNSISLNSGGKLISSAIITSKQLNAKAGTGITLDKANSLDQVKLISDSGNIILLNNKELILDASSTSGDIQIGSNGNLLIKDSLTGNLVQFKIINGSLNEAGGAKVSANKLNVDAELGINLQGNANTIDLATLNSKGDITINNSKSLALSGANSAGLINVNALGTLIINNQIQGTAVNLKANELLDTANSQINTAKLQLDGKTQITLDKGNHKISQLSARSDGSLTLNNNADLALQEISTKGNVLIDNQGTLTVSAPLSADDTSLISNGALRVNGALKSTGTIRLSSRDTGKNDDNIIQNTALIAAGDIKINANDSYIQNADLIAGATTAQLNNQGTRQGAQPGVSGTTGEISVDATVIQVAPGVKAVSANGGAITYGSSRTVSNNITADQIKTSGLVSKTGKNPDGGLISKLPINATEEQAKQLVKVIVLQKQDQQIHFQLIGTGQLPFEAQKPEEIEPPKETIRVAGEDDANCP; from the coding sequence ATGAAGCCGCAATTTCCTTTACACCCCTTGGTACTCGCCATTGCAAGCGCCTTACCACTGCTGATGGGTGTGCCGGCCTACGCTAATCCTGAAAACGCAAGAATCATTCATGGCTCGGCGGATATCCAGCAGGTGGGCAAAATGCTCATCATTAAGAACACACCCAACGCGATTATCGAGTGGAAAAAATTCAACATCGCCAATGACGAGGCCACGCGTTTTCAGCAGGAATCCGCCAAAAGCATCGTGCTAAATCGCGTCAGCGGCATCGATCCATCCCAAATTCTGGGCCAGCTCAGCTCGAATGGCCGCGTGTTTCTGATTAACCGCAACGGTCTTTTGGTCGGCAAAGACGCCCGAATTGATACCGCTGGCTTTGTGGCCTCCACGCTCGATATTAAAAATGATGACTTTCTAAATGGCCGTTATCGCTTTGATGGCGATGGCGGAAAAATAGCCGTTGAAGGAATGATACGCAGCCAAGATGGCGATGTTTTCCTGATTTCACCTGATATTAAAAACAGCGGACTCATCGAAGCCAGCAACGGCAATGTGGTGCTTGCTGCTGGCAAATCGGTTGAGATCGTCAGCCTAAGCCTGGAAGGCCTGCGCTTTACCTTACAAGCACCAAGCGATAGTGTAATTAATCTAGGACAGATCAAAGGTGATGCCGTTGGCCTGTTTGCCGGCACCTTAAAACATAGCGGCGAAATCCGTGCCGTGCGTGCCGAACAAGTCGGCGGCAAAGTTTTACTGCGTGCCAGCGATATAATTGAGACCAGCGTAGGCAGCCAAATTACAGCCAATGGCGCAGTGGGCGGGCAAATAACGCTGGATGCAGGCCCAACAGGCACCTTACTCGCCAGCGGGCAGATCAGCGCAACAGGCCTTAAAGGCGGCGATGTGCAGCTACTTGGCAAGCACGTGGGGCTGCTAGATCATGCCATCGTAGATACCAGCGGGCAAAACGCAGGTGGAAGTATTTTATTGGGTGGAGACTATCAAGGGGGAAACTCTTTAGTTTCCAACTCGACCGCCAGTTACACCAGCCCAGAAAGCACTTTGCGCGCCGACGCGATCACTGAAGGCAATGGTGGCAAAGTGATTGTATGGGCAGACGATATAACTAGAGTAAACGGGGAAATCAGCGCCAGGGGCGGCGCTTTAAGCGGTGATGGCGGGCTGGTTGAAACTTCAGGCAAAAAACATTTAGATTTTAATGCCCGTGTGGATACTTCAGCCCCCGCAGGCAAAGCAGGCACATTATTACTAGATCCATATGGCATCAATATTATTTCCGCCTGCCCTAGCCCCGGCCCAAGCCCATGTCCTCCTGCCCCAACAGAAAGTGGTGGCGTTTTTTCTAATACGGCTGCAAACGCAGAAAGCTATTTACTGACCACCGCCATTTCAACTGCGCTGCTAAATAATAATGTGACGGTGCAATCAGAAGGAATCATTACGGTCAGCACCAACTATAGCTATACCTCAAATAACTCTCTCACCCTTCATGCCCAATACCCATCACCGGCCCCAACAGCAGCGATTGATATGAGCAGCTATGCAATTAGCAATTCGGGAACAGGAGATATTATTCTTAAGGCTGATAATGAAAAAATTAATTCTGGTGCAATCTCTACCCAAGGCAATATCACATTTGAAGCTTATGCACTTGAATTAAATGGCGCAATCAGTACCGGCACAGATAAAAAAACGCTGATTAAAGCCAAAAGTTCGCTTAAATTAGGTGGATCAATTGATGATGATAGCTCATCAAGCATGGGTATAAAAACATCCGAGCTTGCAAAAATAAGCGGTAAAAATCTTGAATTCAGAAGTGAAGGCAGCGTTTCCATTCAGGCAGAAGTTGATCGCAGTGGAAAAAACCTGAGTATTTATGGCAAAACCGGCATCAACCAAACGACTCTTAGCCCATCTCCCTCTTATGGCTATATCAAAGCAGATCATTTAACTGTTTCAACCCTAACCCCTGCCCCATCAGGCACGATTAACCCAATTGACCTAGGGCAGGCATTAAACTATATCAATAAAATAAGTGTTAATTCTGAAGGCACGCTCAAGCTAAGAAATGATAATGCACTGGAAATCGCTGCTTTTTCAGACTCAAGTGCCAGCAACTCAAGCTCAGAAATGGGAGACAATAGCTGGATTAAAAATAAAGGTAATATTATCCAATCAGCCCCGATTAGCATTAAAAAAAGAATATCCGACCCACCTTCACCTACTTTCGAACCGGGAGAATTACTGTTACTAGTAGAAAGCGGCAGTATTAACTTAAATAACAGTAGTAACAGCATTGGTAAAGTAACCGCCCAAACAACCACAAGTGGTGCTGGAATTCTTATCAAAAACAATGCTGATTTAAAATTCAGTACGGTCAGTGATCACTCGGCAATTAATCAAAGCGGCATCATTACCAATAATGGCAATGTATCAATAGAAAATTCAGGATCAATTGATTTTGACGGGCTGGAAATTAATGCAGGAACAGGCAATGCTGATTTAATCACCACCGCTAGCAAAACAATTTCAATCCCTAGCAGTAGTGCAACAGGAAAAATAACGGCTGGCAATATTAACTTGCAAGCAGATACTTTTACTTTACAAGTTTCTGATGGGGAAGGCTCTGATTTTTATGCTCGCTTAATCGCCAGTGGCGGCACCGTTAATATTTCACCAACAAGCAACAATACCGCGACCCAAATTGGAGGCAGCAGCCGCAGCGGTTTTGGCTTAACGCAATTAGAGCTGGATAATATCACTGCTAACAAAGTGAAATTAGGAAATAGCAGTCACCTTATTGGCACTGCTAGCATTCACACCCTAGATGTAACTAGCAGCAGCAATGTGGCCATTATTGATCTTTATTCATCAGGTACGATTAGCCAAAGTGGCAGTATTAAAGTCAATGGCCTGGCGGCAAGGGGAACAAGTATTACCCTCAATAATAGCAGTAATGTATTTAATGAAGGCATTGCACTCACCGCCAGTGGTGATATTGATCTTGATTACACAGGCAATTTAGGCATTGGCCTATCAGGTTATGCCGATGGTTTAGCCAGCAGCAATGATATTAGCGTTCGTGCCAGCAATAATTTAACGATTAATAATCTTATTGCAGCAAAAAACTTAAGCCTTACCGCTACGGCAGGAGCGATTAATCAAAGTGCAGGTATTATTCAGGCAAGCAAGCTCACAGCCTCTTCGGCAACAGCATTAAACCTTGGACTGGATAATAAAATAGACACACTGAGCGCCCGTAATACAACGGGCGACATAAAAATTAAAAACAATAAAATACTCAGCGTGAGCAGTCTGAAAAGCAGTGGAAATATTGATTTAAATAGTACGGGAGATATTACGCTTAATGGGGAGCTATCTACTGCAAATACAGCAACACTTAAATCCAACAATATTAGTCAGGCAAGCAGCAGCATTATTACAGTGGGTACTTTAAGCATCGCTGCCTTAGGTACAGTTACACTTGATAAAGAAAACATGATTAGCAAGGCTGCAATTAATAGCAGCAATCTTAATTTAAAAAACAATCAAGCCATTACACTAGAGACCATCAATAGTAATAATGGTGATATAAAAATAACGAACAAGGGCGATATCACGCTCAACGATACGCTTACCGCAAATACTGCGGCAATCACAGCCAGTCAGGGAAATATTAATTTAGCAAGCTCCATCAATACAAAAGCCAGCACATTAAATGCAGCAACAGGCAGCATTAACGAATCAAGCAAGGGAAGCATTAACAGCAACAATTTAAGTATCACAGCCGCAAAGGGTATTTCTCTCGATCAAAGCAATAAAATAGACATTGCCTCACTTAAAACAAGCCAAGGCAATATTGTGCTGAATAATACTAAAATTCTGTCTTTAGCAGAATCAAGTGCCGATCAATTTAAACTTAATAATACCGAAGGCTTAGTACTTACAGGAAATTTAACAGCAAATCAAATTGATTTAACGGCCAACACCATGAGCGATAGCGCCAATGCTAAATTAAGCGGCAATGCAAAGTTAACAGCTACGGGGGATATTGTGCTTAACAATAGCGTTCAAAATATTGGCACGCTCAGCGCGTCAAGCACTGCTGGAGATTTATTATTAAAAAACAACGACACTATTTTATTAAAAGAGATTAAAGCAAGAAGAGTAGATATCAGCACAGAAGGAAAAATAACAGTTGATGGCGCACTGAGCAGTACAGATGCGACTAGGTTGCAATCTGCCAGTGGCATCAGCATTAATAACAGCATCAATAGTAAAAACCTTAATTTAACAACTGATCAACTTAATATGGGTGAAAAAGGCCAGATTGACACCACTGATTTTTTCTATACCCCCAGCACTACAGATACTGTTAAAGTATCTTTAGGCGGCAACACCAGAATCAACTCGGGATTAGAACTAAGCCAGAGCGATTTTGATCGTATAAAAGCCAGCAGAATCATTATTGGCGATGCAAAAGGAAATAAGGTTGGTGATATTTCAATAAAAGGCTTTAATATTGCAAACTCAGATTTATTTATTAATAGCGCAGGCGCATTAAGCCAGGCTACAGGCGGCACAATCACCGCTAAGCTACTCAATGCACAAGCCAGCAGCATTAGCCTTGGCGAAGCCAATACTGTTGACACCTTTGTTCCAAACAGCAATGGCGACATTATTTTTTCTAATACAAAAACACTGGCACTTGGCCCTATTAAAACCGCAGGCTTGCTACGCATCGATACCCAGGGAAATTTAGGATTAAAGGATGGTATATCAGCTAAAAACATTAGCCTTAAAGCAAGTGGGGGAGAAATAAGCAGCCTTGCCAATGGCGTACTTAATGCAGAGACTTTGCTTGCCAGTGCCAGCAAGGGTATTAAGCTCGACAATGCCAACACCATTGATCAGGCTAGTTTAATCAGTAGTGAAGGCGATATCTCATTCAACAATACAAAATCCCTTACTCTTGGAAAAATAAACAGCAGTGGCAATATACAAATCAGAGCGGCGGGTGATTTGAATATAAATGAAGATATTTCCAGCAACAGCATCTCACTTAATAGCGGCGGAAAACTAATCAGCAGTGCAATCATCACTAGCAAACAGCTCAATGCCAAAGCGGGCACAGGAATCACCTTAGATAAAGCCAATAGTTTAGATCAAGTCAAACTTATTAGTGATAGTGGCAATATAATACTTCTTAATAATAAAGAGTTAATTCTGGATGCAAGCAGCACAAGTGGTGATATCCAGATTGGCAGCAATGGTAATTTACTGATTAAAGACAGCCTGACTGGCAATTTAGTCCAGTTTAAAATTATTAACGGCAGCCTGAATGAAGCAGGTGGCGCAAAAGTAAGTGCAAACAAATTGAATGTCGATGCCGAGCTGGGTATTAATTTGCAAGGAAACGCCAACACCATTGATTTGGCAACGCTAAACAGCAAGGGGGATATTACAATTAATAATAGTAAATCTCTTGCTTTAAGCGGTGCAAACAGCGCGGGCCTGATTAATGTAAATGCACTTGGTACATTAATTATAAACAACCAGATTCAAGGCACTGCCGTCAATTTAAAAGCGAATGAGTTACTCGACACGGCCAATAGCCAGATTAACACGGCAAAGCTACAGCTTGATGGGAAAACGCAAATCACACTGGATAAAGGAAATCATAAAATTTCCCAATTAAGCGCAAGAAGTGATGGCAGCTTAACGCTTAATAATAATGCGGATCTTGCCCTGCAAGAAATTAGCACCAAGGGCAATGTACTGATTGATAACCAAGGCACACTCACGGTGAGCGCCCCCCTCAGTGCCGATGATACTTCGCTGATCAGTAATGGGGCATTAAGAGTAAACGGTGCACTTAAATCTACCGGCACAATCAGATTAAGCAGCCGGGACACAGGAAAAAACGATGACAATATTATTCAGAACACGGCTTTAATTGCAGCAGGCGATATCAAAATAAATGCCAATGATAGCTATATTCAGAATGCTGATTTAATTGCAGGTGCCACCACAGCGCAATTAAATAACCAAGGAACACGCCAAGGCGCACAACCGGGAGTGAGTGGCACGACGGGCGAGATTTCTGTTGATGCTACGGTGATTCAAGTCGCCCCTGGCGTGAAAGCTGTTTCTGCCAATGGTGGCGCCATCACCTATGGTAGTAGCAGAACCGTTAGCAATAATATAACTGCCGATCAAATCAAAACCAGCGGGCTAGTCAGCAAAACAGGAAAAAACCCGGATGGGGGCCTGATTTCCAAATTACCAATTAATGCAACAGAAGAGCAGGCAAAACAATTAGTCAAAGTGATTGTCTTGCAAAAACAAGACCAGCAAATTCACTTTCAACTCATTGGAACAGGGCAATTGCCCTTTGAAGCCCAAAAACCCGAAGAAATTGAGCCGCCCAAAGAAACAATCAGGGTTGCCGGAGAAGACGATGCCAACTGCCCTTAA